A genomic window from Pseudonocardia broussonetiae includes:
- a CDS encoding AzlC family ABC transporter permease: protein MSAPANPAVAAQLRRGARDTVAVIVAYLPFGMAVGAALAHADVPPLVAWASSPLLFGGAGQLLAVQLLGAGAGAVVTVSAVLVVNARFLLYGAALAPHVADWPRRTRWAAAHLLADPVYALVAARFAGPAGSGPPRERRAYYAGVGVTLWVVWSLVTGLGMLLAGALPAGLRLDDAAPLTFLLLLLPMLGTRAAVVAAASGGLAAAAVLALPLGLDVLVGAAAGVAAGALAARSGAAGGPRG, encoded by the coding sequence ATGAGCGCCCCGGCGAACCCGGCGGTCGCCGCCCAGCTGCGGCGCGGCGCGCGCGACACGGTCGCGGTGATCGTCGCCTACCTCCCGTTCGGCATGGCCGTCGGCGCGGCGCTCGCGCACGCGGACGTGCCCCCGCTCGTGGCGTGGGCGTCGTCGCCGCTGCTGTTCGGCGGGGCCGGGCAGCTGCTCGCGGTCCAGCTGCTCGGCGCGGGCGCGGGCGCCGTGGTCACCGTGTCGGCCGTGCTCGTGGTCAACGCGCGGTTCCTGCTCTACGGCGCCGCGCTCGCCCCGCACGTCGCGGACTGGCCCCGGCGCACCCGCTGGGCCGCGGCGCACCTGCTCGCCGACCCCGTCTACGCGCTGGTCGCCGCCCGGTTCGCGGGCCCCGCCGGGTCCGGGCCGCCGCGGGAGCGCAGGGCCTACTACGCCGGCGTCGGCGTGACGCTGTGGGTCGTCTGGTCGCTGGTCACGGGGCTCGGGATGCTGCTGGCCGGGGCGCTGCCCGCCGGTCTGCGGCTCGACGACGCCGCGCCGCTGACGTTCCTGCTCCTGCTGCTGCCGATGCTCGGGACCCGCGCCGCGGTGGTCGCCGCCGCGTCCGGGGGCCTCGCGGCCGCTGCGGTCCTCGCGCTGCCGCTGGGCCTGGACGTGCTGGTCGGCGCCGCTGCCGGTGTGGCGGCCGGCGCGCTGGCCGCCCGGAGCGGGGCGGCGGGTGGTCCCCGTGGCTGA
- a CDS encoding MFS transporter: MKRSLVGRLRIVRILPPPVRLILASMVLFNVGFYLVVPFLAVHLADELHLAAWAIGLVLGLRTFSQQGLFFLGGSLADRFGARPIVLLGVALRVVAFVALGFAEHLWSMIVGVVLVGLAAALFAPAVESTNAVYGHRLEADGVLARTELFGLEQMCSRLGSVVGPALGAVLLVVPFRWTAVAAAGLFALLWLAFARWLPDDASTSAAEPGAVAPTLRQVWRTVLVNRSFLFFVVLCATQLLAYNQLYLVLPEQLDRSTGSQAALGWFFAGAAVLVIVGQGPAVACARRLGHRNAIVGGLALIALSFLVPPLLLADPGRALAGLVGWVALLHVGQMLMVPPMRDVIGRLAGERNLGAHFGMLSTVGGLATLVGSVLVGWIYDLVDAGRTTAAAPWLALAAVVAASAGAMWLWSGRDRLSPAALARSAPASRR; this comes from the coding sequence GTGAAGCGATCCCTGGTCGGCCGGCTGAGGATCGTGAGGATCCTGCCGCCCCCCGTGCGGCTGATCCTCGCCTCCATGGTGCTGTTCAACGTCGGGTTCTACCTCGTCGTGCCGTTCCTCGCGGTCCACCTGGCCGACGAGCTGCACCTCGCGGCGTGGGCGATCGGGCTCGTGCTGGGGCTGCGCACGTTCAGCCAGCAGGGGCTGTTCTTCCTCGGTGGGAGCCTGGCCGACCGGTTCGGGGCGCGCCCGATCGTGCTGCTGGGCGTCGCGCTGCGGGTGGTCGCGTTCGTCGCGCTGGGGTTCGCGGAGCACCTCTGGTCGATGATCGTCGGGGTGGTGCTGGTCGGGCTCGCCGCCGCGCTGTTCGCCCCCGCGGTCGAGTCGACCAACGCCGTGTACGGCCACCGGCTCGAGGCCGACGGGGTGCTGGCGCGCACCGAGCTGTTCGGTCTGGAGCAGATGTGCAGCCGGTTGGGCTCGGTGGTGGGGCCGGCGCTGGGTGCGGTGCTGCTGGTCGTCCCGTTCCGGTGGACCGCCGTCGCCGCCGCCGGCCTGTTCGCGCTGCTGTGGCTCGCGTTCGCCCGCTGGCTGCCCGACGACGCGAGCACCAGCGCGGCCGAGCCCGGCGCGGTCGCGCCGACCCTGCGCCAGGTGTGGCGGACCGTGCTGGTGAACCGGTCGTTCCTGTTCTTCGTCGTGCTGTGCGCCACGCAGCTGCTCGCCTACAACCAGCTCTACCTCGTCCTGCCCGAGCAGCTGGACCGCTCGACGGGGTCGCAGGCCGCGCTGGGCTGGTTCTTCGCCGGCGCGGCCGTGCTCGTCATCGTCGGGCAGGGACCGGCGGTCGCGTGCGCCCGCCGCCTCGGGCACCGGAACGCGATCGTCGGCGGGCTCGCGCTGATCGCGCTGTCCTTCCTCGTCCCGCCGCTGCTGCTCGCCGACCCGGGACGGGCGCTCGCCGGGCTCGTCGGGTGGGTCGCGCTGCTGCACGTCGGGCAGATGCTGATGGTGCCGCCGATGCGCGACGTCATCGGTCGGCTCGCCGGCGAGCGCAACCTGGGCGCGCACTTCGGGATGCTCAGCACGGTCGGGGGACTGGCGACGCTGGTCGGCTCGGTGCTGGTCGGGTGGATCTACGACCTGGTCGACGCCGGCCGCACGACCGCGGCCGCGCCGTGGCTGGCGCTGGCCGCGGTCGTCGCCGCGTCGGCGGGGGCGATGTGGCTGTGGAGCGGTCGCGACCGACTCAGCCCAGCGGCACTCGCCCGATCCGCTCCAGCATCTCGTCGATGA
- a CDS encoding BtrH N-terminal domain-containing protein yields MTRQKQLKARIRARMARTGESYSTARLHVAGPSGPVEHAGYRLRGGTHPASAALANVLAHHGVRAAGAELSEALVFGIAGGPGAGYILWEFAHDGSRPVVLGFSSQWQYADRAPLAALSRLGVPAAVERTGGAVGAARALDAALDAGTPALVWPDRHVVGYGHLPASFDGMGGHPVVVHGRDGDRYRVDDRTLAPLGVPADRLRAARARVGSYKNLLVVPRPEGDVPEQVLHAAVADAITDGATRLGGTSASFALPAWAKWARTLTDAGAAKGWPRVFADGRGLTGALASVWEGASPAGATGGHLRDLTAAFLDDAGPLVGGTAPAARAWRAAAAAWHGVAEAALPVDVPPFARLRELTAAVQQAVVAEGDAGAAAAEESAGELWALRAELDATPPLSTPERDDLFAALAARLRAAHAAEVVAVAEMAAWSASRAR; encoded by the coding sequence ATGACCCGTCAGAAGCAGCTCAAGGCCCGGATCCGCGCGCGGATGGCGCGCACCGGCGAGAGCTACAGCACCGCCCGGCTGCACGTCGCCGGGCCGTCCGGACCCGTCGAGCACGCCGGCTACCGGCTGCGCGGCGGGACCCACCCGGCGTCGGCCGCGCTCGCGAACGTCCTGGCGCACCACGGCGTCCGGGCGGCGGGCGCGGAGCTCTCCGAGGCGCTGGTGTTCGGGATCGCCGGCGGACCGGGCGCGGGCTACATCCTGTGGGAGTTCGCGCACGACGGCAGCCGCCCGGTCGTGCTCGGGTTCTCCTCCCAGTGGCAGTACGCCGACCGGGCGCCGCTGGCCGCGCTGTCCCGGCTGGGGGTGCCGGCCGCCGTCGAGCGGACCGGGGGCGCCGTCGGCGCGGCCCGGGCCCTGGACGCCGCGCTCGACGCCGGCACGCCCGCCCTGGTCTGGCCGGACCGCCACGTCGTCGGCTACGGGCACCTGCCGGCGAGCTTCGACGGCATGGGCGGGCACCCGGTCGTCGTGCACGGGCGGGACGGCGACCGCTACCGCGTCGACGACCGCACCCTCGCCCCGCTCGGCGTCCCCGCCGACCGCCTGCGGGCCGCCCGCGCACGGGTGGGCTCGTACAAGAACCTGCTGGTCGTCCCGCGGCCCGAGGGCGACGTGCCCGAGCAGGTCCTGCACGCGGCGGTCGCCGACGCGATCACCGACGGCGCCACCCGCCTCGGCGGCACGTCCGCGTCGTTCGCGCTGCCGGCGTGGGCGAAGTGGGCGCGCACCCTCACCGACGCGGGGGCGGCGAAGGGCTGGCCGCGCGTGTTCGCCGACGGCCGCGGCCTCACCGGCGCGCTGGCCTCGGTCTGGGAGGGCGCCTCTCCCGCCGGCGCGACGGGCGGGCACCTGCGCGACCTCACCGCCGCGTTCCTCGACGACGCCGGACCCCTCGTCGGCGGCACCGCGCCGGCCGCGCGGGCGTGGCGCGCGGCCGCCGCGGCCTGGCACGGGGTGGCCGAGGCGGCGCTGCCGGTCGACGTCCCGCCGTTCGCGCGGCTGCGCGAGCTCACCGCGGCCGTGCAGCAGGCCGTTGTGGCCGAGGGCGACGCCGGCGCCGCGGCCGCGGAGGAGTCCGCGGGCGAGCTGTGGGCGCTGCGGGCCGAGCTGGACGCCACCCCTCCCCTCTCCACGCCCGAGCGCGACGACCTGTTCGCCGCCCTGGCCGCCCGCCTCCGTGCCGCGCACGCGGCGGAGGTGGTGGCGGTGGCCGAGATGGCGGCGTGGTCGGCGAGCCGCGCGCGCTGA
- a CDS encoding AzlD domain-containing protein, which produces MAETITVAEPLLVLLVAALGTYALRAAFLVTAQDRPPGPLARLLPHVGPAVLAAITLPALIAPRGAVTVVDTVPALLAASVAALVWRRTRSLPLALFAGLGLSVLAHAVLG; this is translated from the coding sequence GTGGCTGAGACGATCACGGTGGCTGAGCCGCTGCTGGTGCTCCTCGTCGCCGCACTGGGCACCTACGCCCTGCGCGCGGCGTTCCTGGTCACGGCACAGGACCGGCCCCCGGGGCCGCTGGCCCGGCTGCTGCCGCACGTCGGGCCCGCGGTGCTGGCCGCGATCACGCTGCCCGCCCTGATCGCCCCGCGGGGGGCCGTGACGGTCGTCGACACCGTGCCCGCGCTGCTGGCCGCCTCGGTCGCCGCGCTCGTGTGGCGGCGCACGCGGAGCCTGCCGCTGGCGCTGTTCGCCGGTCTCGGCCTGTCGGTGCTGGCCCACGCGGTGCTGGGCTGA
- a CDS encoding class I SAM-dependent methyltransferase has protein sequence MTGTIDTTDTDAAADRALKARHRAMWALGDYPSVAVELIPELGPVLVAAAGVRPGDRVLDVGAGAGNAAVPAAVAGARVTASDLTPELFVAGRAFAARHGVQVEWEEGDAEALPYEDGAFDVVLSCIGVMFAPHHQRAADELVRVCRPGGTIGLLSWTPQGFVGDMFRAMKPFAPAPPPGAQPPPLWGDEDHVRALLGDRVTDVTTTREVLTTDRFATPEAWRDHWKTVYGPTVAVYRGIADDADKVAALDRDLAAVAASADRGTGSTVMDWEYLVLTARRSG, from the coding sequence ATGACGGGAACGATCGACACGACGGACACCGACGCTGCGGCAGACCGGGCGCTCAAGGCCCGGCACCGGGCGATGTGGGCGCTGGGGGACTACCCGAGCGTGGCCGTCGAGCTGATCCCCGAGCTGGGGCCCGTGCTCGTGGCGGCCGCCGGGGTGCGCCCCGGGGACCGGGTGCTGGACGTGGGCGCGGGCGCCGGGAACGCGGCGGTACCGGCGGCGGTGGCGGGCGCGCGGGTGACGGCGTCGGACCTGACGCCGGAGCTGTTCGTGGCCGGGCGGGCGTTCGCCGCGCGCCACGGCGTGCAGGTGGAGTGGGAGGAGGGCGACGCCGAGGCGCTGCCCTACGAGGACGGCGCGTTCGACGTCGTCCTGTCCTGCATCGGCGTGATGTTCGCGCCGCACCACCAGCGTGCGGCCGACGAGCTGGTCCGCGTGTGCCGCCCCGGCGGCACGATCGGGCTGCTCAGCTGGACCCCGCAGGGGTTCGTCGGCGACATGTTCCGGGCGATGAAGCCCTTCGCGCCCGCGCCGCCGCCCGGTGCGCAGCCGCCGCCGCTGTGGGGCGACGAGGACCACGTCCGGGCGCTGCTCGGCGACCGCGTCACCGACGTCACCACGACGCGGGAGGTGCTGACGACCGACCGGTTCGCCACGCCCGAGGCGTGGCGGGACCACTGGAAGACCGTGTACGGCCCGACGGTCGCGGTCTACCGCGGCATCGCCGACGACGCGGACAAGGTGGCGGCGCTCGACCGCGACCTCGCCGCCGTCGCCGCCAGCGCCGACCGCGGCACCGGCTCCACGGTGATGGACTGGGAGTACCTGGTCCTCACCGCCCGCCGGAGCGGCTGA
- a CDS encoding ATP-binding protein, giving the protein MDVTLLGEQLLAGPDGVVRARSSRTIALIAFLVAHGDAPQTRQRIAAAFWPDSSDEQALTNLRRELHQLRAVLGDEPALVVTPRDLAWRDSPTCVVDVRAFRADRAAALAATDRDAFLARASAAVARYGGEFLPGSDEDWARDTRAELEQQCVDLLDRCVAAHRGAGDPDRAIGAARRRVALRPVEESGYRTLIELHGEQGDRAGAVSAYHHCASVLERELGVEPDPLTRAALNRLLARSGPAVAAVVEPPRRRTGGGGRFVGRAAELQALRGRWGTATTGVAGLVLLRGDPGIGKSRLMAELADEVRHGGAVVAQAQCFGTSGRLALAPVADWLRTPAVRAALPSVDPVWRAEVERLLPPAGPRAEPARPGPRAMVDAWQRHRFFEGLSRAVFAVDRPVLLTIDNLQWCDQETLAFTTFCLGLATDEPVLVVATLREDHDPAVGEWIARMRATGRLTEIALGPFEVADTAALAAAVTGSALTAAEADLLHATTGGFPLYIVEAGRADAAAPAGDQLASVLQSRLAQVSDEARDLAGLAAAVGRDVTLDLLTEAADLPADAVVRAVDELWRSRILREVGDGYDFSHDLLRDVAYAGVSPPRRWLLHRRVAQGLELLHADEPDAVSAQLAEQYARGGRPDRAVDNYRRAAAVAASMFAHDEAIRLHEAALEIVRGLPDGRDRLGRELTLIESLVRPLTARYGPASPLIRDALERAIGLAETLGRRESALDALVGLWAAQFVHGDTAVAHRTATRALEIVPPDSPLRGPVHFGFAGSAASLGRLAESVEHFALAARYGGAHELTVGTRTDVHGPAWTAHVHWLLGDADRARECAADAVARARAGDSAHQLAVALAYAAVTRQLRGDRDELGRAVAELGELCGRYSFAYYREWGLVLTGWSRDDGTGAALARRGVEALTADGALARMPYWLSLCADIERREGRPDAARAMLDAALESGRARDDVWWLPEVLRARAALGDDADGAVARLREGARLAAAHGSVVLLARCRADLAARGVPDGPFGVPPEPADLLPDANGTRTPRS; this is encoded by the coding sequence ATGGACGTCACCCTGCTCGGCGAGCAGCTGCTCGCCGGGCCCGACGGCGTCGTGCGGGCGCGGTCGTCGCGGACGATCGCGCTCATCGCGTTCCTGGTCGCGCACGGGGACGCGCCGCAGACCCGCCAGCGCATCGCCGCCGCCTTCTGGCCGGACTCCTCCGACGAGCAGGCGCTGACCAACCTGCGGCGCGAGCTGCACCAGCTGCGCGCCGTCCTCGGCGACGAGCCCGCGCTCGTCGTCACCCCGCGCGACCTCGCCTGGCGCGACAGCCCGACCTGCGTCGTCGACGTCCGGGCCTTCCGCGCCGACCGCGCCGCCGCGCTCGCGGCCACCGACCGGGACGCGTTCCTGGCCCGCGCGTCGGCCGCCGTCGCCCGCTACGGGGGCGAGTTCCTGCCCGGCAGCGACGAGGACTGGGCCCGCGACACCCGCGCCGAGCTGGAGCAGCAGTGCGTCGACCTGCTCGACCGGTGCGTCGCGGCGCACCGCGGGGCCGGCGACCCCGACCGGGCGATCGGGGCCGCGCGGCGTCGCGTGGCGCTGCGCCCCGTGGAGGAGTCCGGCTACCGCACGCTGATCGAGCTGCACGGCGAGCAGGGCGACCGGGCGGGTGCGGTGAGCGCCTACCACCACTGCGCCTCGGTGCTCGAGCGCGAGCTCGGCGTCGAGCCCGACCCGCTCACCCGCGCCGCGCTGAACCGGCTGCTGGCCCGCTCGGGCCCGGCCGTCGCCGCGGTCGTCGAACCGCCCCGCCGGCGGACGGGCGGGGGCGGGCGGTTCGTCGGCCGCGCGGCCGAGCTGCAGGCGCTGCGCGGGCGGTGGGGCACCGCGACCACCGGCGTCGCCGGGCTCGTCCTGCTGCGCGGGGACCCGGGGATCGGCAAGTCCCGGTTGATGGCCGAGCTGGCCGACGAGGTCCGCCACGGCGGCGCGGTGGTGGCGCAGGCGCAGTGCTTCGGCACGTCGGGGCGGCTCGCGCTGGCCCCGGTCGCGGACTGGCTGCGCACCCCCGCGGTCCGCGCGGCGCTGCCGTCGGTCGACCCGGTGTGGCGGGCCGAGGTGGAGCGCCTGCTGCCCCCGGCGGGGCCGCGCGCCGAACCCGCGCGGCCCGGCCCGCGCGCGATGGTCGACGCCTGGCAGCGCCACCGCTTCTTCGAGGGACTGAGCAGGGCGGTGTTCGCCGTCGACCGGCCCGTCCTGCTGACGATCGACAACCTGCAGTGGTGCGACCAGGAGACGCTGGCGTTCACGACGTTCTGCCTCGGCCTCGCGACGGACGAGCCCGTCCTGGTGGTGGCGACGCTGCGCGAGGACCACGACCCGGCGGTGGGGGAGTGGATCGCCCGGATGCGCGCCACCGGCCGGCTCACAGAGATCGCCCTGGGCCCGTTCGAGGTCGCCGACACGGCCGCCCTCGCCGCGGCCGTCACCGGCAGCGCCCTGACCGCGGCCGAGGCGGACCTGCTGCACGCGACGACCGGCGGTTTCCCGCTCTACATCGTCGAGGCCGGGCGCGCCGACGCCGCGGCCCCCGCGGGCGACCAGCTGGCGTCGGTCCTGCAGAGCAGGCTCGCCCAGGTGAGCGACGAGGCCCGCGACCTCGCCGGGCTGGCCGCCGCCGTGGGCCGCGACGTCACCCTCGACCTGCTCACCGAGGCCGCCGACCTGCCCGCCGACGCCGTCGTCCGCGCGGTGGACGAGCTGTGGCGCAGTCGCATCCTGCGGGAGGTCGGCGACGGCTACGACTTCTCCCACGACCTGCTGCGCGACGTCGCCTACGCGGGCGTGAGCCCGCCCCGGCGGTGGCTGCTGCACCGGCGCGTCGCGCAGGGCCTGGAGCTGCTGCACGCCGACGAGCCCGACGCGGTGTCCGCGCAGCTCGCCGAGCAGTACGCCCGCGGCGGGCGCCCGGACCGGGCGGTCGACAACTACCGGCGGGCCGCCGCCGTCGCCGCGTCGATGTTCGCCCACGACGAGGCGATCCGGCTGCACGAGGCCGCCCTGGAGATCGTGCGCGGGCTGCCGGACGGGCGCGACCGGCTCGGCCGCGAGCTGACCCTCATCGAGTCGCTGGTCCGGCCGCTGACCGCCCGGTACGGGCCCGCGTCGCCGCTGATCCGGGACGCGCTGGAGCGGGCCATCGGCCTCGCCGAGACGCTCGGGCGGCGCGAGTCCGCCCTGGACGCGCTCGTCGGGCTGTGGGCCGCGCAGTTCGTGCACGGCGACACCGCGGTGGCCCACCGCACGGCCACGCGCGCCCTGGAGATCGTGCCCCCCGACTCGCCCCTGCGCGGGCCGGTGCACTTCGGCTTCGCCGGGTCGGCCGCGAGCCTGGGGCGGCTCGCGGAGTCCGTGGAGCACTTCGCGCTCGCGGCCCGCTACGGCGGGGCGCACGAGCTGACCGTCGGCACGCGGACCGACGTCCACGGGCCCGCGTGGACCGCGCACGTGCACTGGCTGCTCGGCGACGCCGACCGGGCCCGCGAGTGCGCCGCCGACGCCGTCGCCCGCGCGCGGGCCGGGGACAGCGCGCACCAGCTCGCCGTCGCGCTGGCCTACGCCGCCGTCACCCGCCAGCTCCGCGGCGACCGCGACGAGCTCGGCCGCGCCGTCGCCGAGCTCGGCGAGCTGTGCGGGCGCTACTCCTTCGCCTACTACCGGGAGTGGGGGCTCGTGCTCACCGGCTGGAGCCGCGACGACGGCACCGGGGCCGCCCTCGCCCGGCGCGGCGTGGAGGCGCTCACCGCCGACGGGGCGCTGGCCCGCATGCCGTACTGGCTGTCGCTCTGCGCCGACATCGAGCGGCGGGAGGGCCGCCCCGACGCCGCCCGCGCGATGCTGGACGCCGCCCTGGAGAGCGGGCGGGCCCGCGACGACGTGTGGTGGCTGCCCGAGGTGCTGCGCGCGCGGGCCGCCCTCGGCGACGACGCGGACGGGGCCGTGGCCCGCCTGCGCGAGGGCGCCCGGCTCGCCGCCGCGCACGGCAGCGTCGTCCTGCTCGCCCGGTGCCGCGCCGACCTCGCCGCCCGCGGCGTTCCCGACGGGCCGTTCGGCGTTCCCCCGGAGCCCGCCGACCTCCTCCCGGACGCGAACGGCACGCGAACGCCGCGTTCCTAG
- a CDS encoding PIG-L deacetylase family protein — MSVIPLTPRATGPATTDVTALGTVLGVWAHPDDEAFLSAGLMAAARDAGQRVVCVTATLGERGTDDPHEWPPDRLARVRRHELEASLAVLGVDEHHLLGITDGTCAAQPHDALVRHLGRVIEAVAPDTILTFGPDGLTGHEDHQTVSAWVTDARAAVAPGTRLLHATTTGEFVDAWEPARDAFPVFLADGLPLRTPESALAVHLRLDGAALDRKVVALRAQAGQTTGLIAAVGEERVRTWWSVEAFVAAEAACSRTWGTWRVAA; from the coding sequence TTGTCCGTCATCCCCCTCACCCCGCGGGCCACCGGGCCCGCCACCACCGACGTCACCGCCCTCGGGACGGTGCTCGGCGTCTGGGCCCACCCCGACGACGAGGCGTTCCTGTCCGCCGGCCTGATGGCCGCCGCCCGCGACGCCGGGCAGCGGGTGGTCTGCGTGACCGCGACGCTCGGCGAGCGCGGCACCGACGACCCGCACGAGTGGCCACCCGACCGGTTGGCCCGCGTCCGGCGCCACGAGCTCGAGGCGTCGCTGGCCGTCCTCGGCGTCGACGAGCACCACCTGCTCGGCATCACCGACGGCACCTGCGCCGCGCAGCCCCACGACGCGCTCGTGCGCCACCTCGGCCGCGTGATCGAGGCCGTCGCGCCCGACACGATCCTGACGTTCGGGCCCGACGGCCTGACCGGCCACGAGGACCACCAGACCGTCTCCGCCTGGGTCACCGACGCCCGGGCCGCCGTCGCGCCGGGGACGCGCCTGCTGCACGCGACCACCACCGGCGAGTTCGTCGACGCGTGGGAGCCCGCCCGCGACGCGTTCCCGGTGTTCCTCGCCGACGGGCTGCCGCTGCGGACGCCCGAGTCGGCGCTGGCGGTGCACCTGCGGCTGGACGGCGCGGCGCTCGACCGGAAGGTCGTGGCGCTGCGCGCGCAGGCCGGCCAGACGACCGGACTGATCGCGGCCGTCGGCGAGGAACGGGTGCGGACGTGGTGGTCGGTGGAGGCGTTCGTCGCCGCCGAGGCCGCCTGCTCCCGCACCTGGGGCACCTGGCGGGTGGCGGCATGA
- a CDS encoding ABC transporter substrate-binding protein, which yields MDLQLTRRTALTWSLISVAGLVTGCAGDDPGTDAGAAAGPAEPGAYPVTLEHVHGSTTVTSAPSRVAAVGIGDADVLLALGVMPVLVPVWTGSTDDGVGEWAEPHLGAAAPAPLADATTDFDLESIAAARPDLIVAVNNAIEEDTYRKLAAIAPTVLHAPGQTDWALPWKDVTARIGSAVGMPGRAAAEIREVEEVFARTRADHPQFAERTAALVRVLEGGTLRVFSPASARGQLLTEMGFGPVAGVRDAFGSELYVDVAAENLSQVEGDLLVVDNYAKAEPVLAAVPTFAALGVVRSGGMIGLDPVTSDAVSMPNSLTIPFVIDEMLERIGRVPLG from the coding sequence GTGGACCTGCAACTCACCCGTCGTACGGCGCTCACATGGAGCCTGATCTCGGTGGCCGGGCTGGTCACCGGGTGTGCGGGCGACGATCCGGGAACGGACGCGGGCGCCGCGGCCGGTCCCGCGGAGCCCGGCGCCTACCCCGTGACGCTGGAACACGTGCACGGGTCGACCACCGTCACCTCGGCGCCGAGCCGCGTCGCGGCCGTCGGGATCGGTGACGCCGACGTGCTGCTGGCGCTGGGCGTGATGCCGGTGCTGGTCCCGGTCTGGACGGGCTCCACCGACGACGGCGTCGGCGAGTGGGCCGAGCCGCACCTCGGCGCGGCGGCACCGGCCCCGCTGGCCGACGCGACCACCGACTTCGACCTCGAGTCGATCGCGGCGGCGCGCCCGGACCTGATCGTCGCGGTCAACAACGCGATCGAGGAGGACACCTACCGCAAGCTCGCGGCCATCGCGCCGACCGTCCTGCACGCCCCGGGGCAGACCGACTGGGCACTGCCGTGGAAGGACGTCACGGCGCGCATCGGCTCGGCGGTCGGGATGCCGGGCCGGGCGGCGGCCGAGATCCGGGAGGTCGAGGAGGTCTTCGCCCGGACCAGGGCCGATCACCCGCAGTTCGCCGAGCGGACCGCGGCGCTGGTCCGGGTGCTCGAGGGCGGGACGCTGCGCGTGTTCAGCCCGGCCTCGGCGCGCGGACAGCTGCTGACCGAGATGGGCTTCGGCCCGGTCGCCGGCGTCCGCGACGCGTTCGGCAGCGAGCTCTACGTCGACGTCGCCGCGGAGAACCTCTCGCAGGTGGAGGGCGACCTGCTCGTCGTCGACAACTACGCGAAGGCCGAGCCCGTGCTCGCCGCGGTGCCGACGTTCGCCGCGCTCGGGGTGGTCCGCTCCGGCGGCATGATCGGCCTGGACCCCGTGACGAGCGACGCCGTGTCGATGCCGAACTCGTTGACCATCCCGTTCGTCATCGACGAGATGCTGGAGCGGATCGGGCGAGTGCCGCTGGGCTGA